The region GGTTCGCCGTTGTTCAGGACTGTCATATTCAGTCCTGCACACATCTGCGATAAGGCCGCTCCCCTGTAGTCCTCCATCTTCGACCCCCATTCTGGGGATTTGGCGTTGAAGTCTCCCAGGAGGATCCATTCCTTTCTCGCGTCGCTGATCTCTAATTGGATGGCATCCAGTCGTTGGAAGAATTGCTGTCTGGTGCAATTTGGCGAGATGTAGCAAGCTAGGATGTTGTATCCTTCTCCTTCCATTAGTACCGCGCCTTCTAGGCTCTTTGCTTTGGCCATTCTGACGGTCTTGTTTCTCACCAGAATTGCCACGTCTCCCAGCCGGTCCACGGTCCATCTGCGACTGTTCTCAACCAGGTGTCTATTCGGTTCGCTTGCTACGATCACGTCTACCTCTTGCTTGGCTGCTTCGAGATAAGCCATATCGTGCGCTTTCTTCGAGCGATCCGCGTTGATCTGTAGGAATCTGCAGTTTTGAAAGACTGCAGTGTTCATCTTTGGGCTAGTTGTAGCTGGGTAAATTTGCTAACCTAAGAGGGGCTAAAAACTTAAGGATTAAGGGTTAGAACTTAAAACTAAGAAAGCCTGAAAACTCTAGTGGTCGGCCTGACTAGCGGTCGAGACAACCCTTCCCTCAGATCCGGACTTTTCTGAGGGGACTCCGTCCTTGTGCTCGGCGGCCTTCTTGGCAAGATCCGCAGCTACCTGGGTTCGGTGCAGGTGTCTTTTCTCCTCTTCCTGGCGCTTTATCCTTCTCTCCTCCTTGGCCTGTGCTAGCGCCTCGCGGAATCTAGGGCATTTTCCGCTTCCTGCGTAGTGCCCTTTCTTGTTGCAGAGTATGCAAACACACTCTGCCTCCTTTTTTTTGCAGGACCTGCTGAGGTGGTCCTCCTTTCCGCATCGGAAGCAAGTTTTGCGCTTGTCCGCGTTCTTACATTGGGGCGTCCTATGATCGTACGCCCAGCAGCGGTTGCACTTGGCTATCTCCAAGTGTTCTTCTATCTTACACCTGGTCATCCCGATCCTGAGGGATCCGATCCTGACCATGTGTTCGGCGATCTTTTCGTCCAACCTGATGGTGACCGCTTGCTCCGATCTGGCATACGGCCTCAATTCCCCTACTTTCAGATCGTGTTCCTGGATTGATCCATTGGAGAAGTCCAGGATGGCTTCTACGACGTCTTCCTTGGTTACCGTCGCATCCAGTCTCTTGAGGACGATAGAAGATTTTTCACTTCTTTCTCTTAGGAGGCGGACGTTATCCTTGCCCATAGTTTTCCTGATGTCCTTTCCCAAGGACTCCAGGGCAGTCACGTTTTTGTCTAGGGTAATTACCAAATTACCCTCTCCATTCGTTCTTATGGACTTGATCTTGTCCGCGTCTCCGTTGTTGCCGACGCAAGTCCTGATCTTTTTGATCGCCGCTACTGGGGAGACCGACTCTTTTTTGCCTACAACGATGGCGTAGGTCGGGTGGCTTTTGGTCTTCTGGACCCTTACCGTTGGCTTGGAGGTCCCCGTCTTTTGTGGGGACTTTTCCCTTTGTCTACCCGGTTCCGTGAAGATCCGGATCTTCCTCTGAGGGTCCCTAAATAGGAATTGCACCAGTTTTTGGAACTTATCCGCGGACAGGTTCTTCACCTGGTGCAAAGCTAAGGCCTTCTCGGCTTTGGTTTCAGCTTCCAGCTTCGCCATGGCTTCGAAGATTCCTTCCTCGTCTTTGGGGAGCAGTGTCTTGTAGACCTTCACTGCTTGTCCTGCTTCTGTTTTGGGCTTGGGCTTCTTTGAGGAACCAATTGTCGTGGTGAGCTGGAGGAATTCCAAGTCCTC is a window of Euwallacea similis isolate ESF13 unplaced genomic scaffold, ESF131.1 scaffold_104, whole genome shotgun sequence DNA encoding:
- the LOC136418820 gene encoding calponin homology domain-containing protein DDB_G0272472-like; its protein translation is MSSSDSDGEVGARKRAPLVIARSSSDPSSESDSERDFNEVPDDNKTAANRRFLKKGMNNEELSQLIESINDSGKKLYFLIQQNTNTKRDIKEEVHCLSQMTKKLFRNKSFLLEEAKKAKKKGKAPTVSTQTEALPEKTKKSGLKPATREVAIQATTETREMTTQTGEPSTLAVLPHSTTFQDWKQVAEKKWGKEIFATTELVQGSPLTNGKPEESMAVLVDQEDQKMANGIQKEFLAKFPLLSQMEDLEFLQLTTTIGSSKKPKPKTEAGQAVKVYKTLLPKDEEGIFEAMAKLEAETKAEKALALHQVKNLSADKFQKLVQFLFRDPQRKIRIFTEPGRQREKSPQKTGTSKPTVRVQKTKSHPTYAIVVGKKESVSPVAAIKKIRTCVGNNGDADKIKSIRTNGEGNLVITLDKNVTALESLGKDIRKTMGKDNVRLLRERSEKSSIVLKRLDATVTKEDVVEAILDFSNGSIQEHDLKVGELRPYARSEQAVTIRLDEKIAEHMVRIGSLRIGMTRCKIEEHLEIAKCNRCWAYDHRTPQCKNADKRKTCFRCGKEDHLSRSCKKKEAECVCILCNKKGHYAGSGKCPRFREALAQAKEERRIKRQEEEKRHLHRTQVAADLAKKAAEHKDGVPSEKSGSEGRVVSTASQADH